A portion of the Drosophila innubila isolate TH190305 chromosome 3L unlocalized genomic scaffold, UK_Dinn_1.0 0_D_3L, whole genome shotgun sequence genome contains these proteins:
- the LOC117788192 gene encoding cytosol aminopeptidase: MYMRSQIRLLRGQSLGRILRFTDRLPYTQRFGLRYASCEANKQGGKGIILGLYEKESGKGPRLTPAGEKFDDRVQGKLSELICETKITGRLGRGKVFNNVDNDFRSICVVGVGLEGIGFNELEMLDEGMENVRIAAGIGARSLQSLKCIEVHVDHMDYPEQAAEGAALAVWRYEENLNKKLRDVVPKLELHASPDMDSWTRGLFKAEAQNLARRLADAPANCMTPTIFAQAAVDALCPCGITVEVRTMEWIEQQRLNSFLMIAKGSCEPPVLLEIAYCGTSPEDKPILLVGQGITFNSGGINLRPCSGMDEFRGDLSGAAVILAAMRAAAALSLPINITAILPLCENLPSGMSCKPGDVVTLLNAKSMAVRNVSRTGVVVIADPMLYGQLTYKPRLVVDVGSMCIGIRKAVGGGATGIWSNSHYIWKQFQRAGSLTGDRLWRFPLWRFYKDRVAENLSYDLANDGDGHASSCLAAAVLHELVPCSDWAHLDTCGTGLISKFGLVPYLAAGRMTGRPTRTLVQFLYQMACPEPK, from the coding sequence ATGTATATGCGTAGTCAAATCCGTCTGCTGCGTGGACAGAGTCTGGGCAGAATCCTGAGATTTACAGACCGCTTACCATACACCCAGAGATTTGGACTGCGGTACGCATCCTGTGAGGCCAATAAGCAGGGTGGAAAGGGCATCATTCTTGGACTCTACGAGAAGGAGAGTGGCAAGGGACCAAGACTGACGCCAGCTGGCGAGAAGTTCGACGATCGAGTGCAGGGTAAATTGTCGGAGTTGATTTGTGAAACGAAAATCACGGGACGATTAGGGCGTGGCAAAGTATTCAACAATGTGGACAACGATTTCCGTTCAATATGCGTCGTCGGTGTGGGACTCGAGGGCATTGGCTTCAACGAGCTCGAGATGTTGGATGAGGGCATGGAGAATGTTCGTATTGCGGCCGGCATTGGTGCTCGATCTCTGCAGTCGCTCAAGTGCATCGAGGTGCATGTGGATCACATGGACTATCCGGAGCAGGCAGCTGAGGGAGCTGCCCTGGCTGTTTGGCGCTATGAGGAGAATTTGAATAAGAAACTGCGTGATGTGGTGCCCAAACTGGAACTGCATGCCTCGCCCGATATGGATTCCTGGACACGCGGTCTGTTCAAAGCGGAAGCCCAGAACCTGGCTAGACGTTTGGCCGATGCACCTGCCAATTGTATGACGCCAACGATCTTCGCCCAGGCCGCGGTGGATGCACTGTGTCCTTGCGGCATCACTGTTGAGGTGCGCACCATGGAATGGATAGAGCAGCAGCGTCTCAACTCCTTCCTCATGATCGCCAAGGGATCTTGTGAGCCACCTGTGCTCCTGGAGATCGCTTACTGTGGCACTTCGCCGGAGGACAAACCAATCCTATTGGTGGGTCAAGGCATCACCTTCAACTCCGGCGGCATCAATCTGCGTCCCTGCAGTGGCATGGATGAGTTCCGTGGGGATTTAAGTGGAGCAGCTGTTATCCTGGCAGCCATGCGAGCTGCAGCCGCATTGTCGCTGCCCATTAACATTACAGCCATCCTGCCGCTCTGCGAGAATCTTCCCTCGGGCATGTCCTGCAAGCCGGGTGATGTGGTGACTCTTCTCAATGCCAAATCGATGGCTGTGCGGAATGTCAGTCGAACTGGTGTCGTGGTCATTGCCGATCCCATGCTGTACGGTCAGTTGACGTATAAACCCAGACTTGTGGTCGATGTCGGCTCAATGTGCATTGGAATCCGGAAAGCCGTTGGCGGCGGGGCCACCGGCATATGGTCCAACTCGCATTATATCTGGAAACAGTTCCAAAGAGCCGGATCGCTCACTGGCGATCGTTTGTGGCGCTTCCCTCTCTGGAGATTCTACAAGGATCGTGTAGCCGAGAATCTTAGCTATGATCTGGCCAACGATGGAGATGGACATGCTTCATCGTGCCTGGCGGCAGCTGTACTCCATGAATTGGTCCCATGCAGTGACTGGGCGCATCTGGACACCTGTGGCACAGGATTAATTAGTAAATTTGGTCTTGTTCCTTATCTGGCAGCCGGACGGATGACTGGACGACCCACACGCACTCTGGTCCAATTTCTATACCAAATGGCCTGTCCCGAACCCAAGTAG
- the LOC117787474 gene encoding uncharacterized protein LOC117787474: protein MLPKFVYAVLLLVLTALHICSHLSPIIKASASIKTINLEYTRELKLRVGYEYNCRLLWQAVVNSLIVIYGFWRCEREVDRRKQNSLIDNKCTGNSYISPATEVKLNWLRNRSKIASSWQLFPHRVFALFTVPWLLTFLMNAFFGYSTVNLVMRHFCASQLDVLNLYLRIQLLYLQNWMPQGFGHYLSQFNGAFEFLFATHTNFITYQTDVMAGGE from the coding sequence atgttgccaaaatTTGTGTACGCTGTCCTTCTTCTGGTATTGACAGCGTTGCATATATGCTCCCACTTGAGTCCCATCATTAAGGCCAGTGCCAGCATCAAAACCATCAATTTGGAGTACACCAGAGAGCTGAAACTCCGCGTGGGCTATGAATATAATTGTCGGCTGCTTTGGCAAGCTGTAGTCAATTCATTGATCGTGATCTATGGATTCTGGCGTTGTGAACGCGAAGTTGATCGGCGAAAGCAGAATTCTCTTATCGATAATAAATGCACCGGTAACTCCTATATCTCTCCAGCGACTGAGGTCAAATTGAATTGGCTGCGGAACAGGAGCAAGATTGCCTCCAGCTGGCAACTGTTTCCACATCGTGTCTTTGCCTTGTTCACTGTGCCATGGTTGTTGACGTTCCTAATGAACGCATTCTTCGGATATTCCACAGTTAATCTTGTCATGCGACACTTTTGTGCCTCTCAATTGGATGTTCTCAATCTCTATCTCCGCATTCAGCTGCTCTATTTACAAAACTGGATGCCTCAAGGTTTTGGTCACTATCTGTCACAATTTAACGGCGCTTTTGAGTTTCTATTTGCAACGCATACGAACTTCATTACCTATCAGACTGATGTGATGGCCGGAGGTGAATAG
- the LOC117787475 gene encoding nucleoside-triphosphatase THEP1 → MEKHKITTFLITGQPGVGKTTLVRKICAKLREQHKLQGFYTEEVRENGQRVGFDVVTICGTRGILAREKSIDNVRRPKVGKYSVYVEDFEKLTQPLLKLPGQAQQLMILDEIGKMELLSKRFEAAVNELLQQKQLLLATIPSQTRQPIPLVERLKCLPGATLYQVTKGNRDSLVNEIADHIFKSLHLTNFSQY, encoded by the exons AtggaaaaacataaaataacgACTTTTTTGATTACTGGACAACCAG GAGTTGGCAAGACAACTTTGGTTCGTAAAATATGCGCCAAATTGAGAGAACAGCACAAACTACAAGGCTTTTATACCGAAGAAGTGCGAGAAAATGGACAGCGAGTTGGATTTGATGTGGTTACTATTTGTGGCACACGTGGTATATTAGCCCGCGAGAAGTCCATAGATAATGTACGTCGCCCCAAGGTTGGCAAGTACTCGGTTTACGTAGAGGATTTTGAGAAGCTGACGCAGCCACTGCTTAAATTACCTGGCCAAGCGCAACAGCTGATGATTCTGGACGAGATTGGCAAAATGGAGCTGCTTAGCAAACGTTTTGAGGCTGCCGTGAATGAGTTgctacaacaaaagcaactccTGCTGGCAACGATTCCTTCACAGACCCGTCAACCCATTCCGCTGGTGGAACGGCTTAAATGTTTGCCTGGCGCAACACTTTACCAGGTGACAAAAGGCAATCGAGATTCTTTGGTTAACGAAATTGCagatcatatttttaaatcactgCACTTAACTAACTTCTCTCAATATTAG
- the LOC117788418 gene encoding probable ATP-dependent RNA helicase DDX20 — protein sequence MEGAIAHVVASGEQRTSDVAAGSTSFEDLHVNRNILNGLQEHKFLTPTKIQAAAIPIAFAGMDLLVQSKSGTGKTLIYLLAAFQLLQKSVHKPQVLIIVPTRELAIQVEDTAHCLTRRVKDRRDYKTASSIGGTDVKKDRLNMAHARIVVGTPGRLLHLMRNRVFNSSCIKLLVLDEADQLYATQSLQKDVQALLEPILPECQVIACSATYPNGLDDRLAKLMRNPILVSNSERATVLLGIRQFVYELPEQPNSMQEMVVKLGALRKIFDQLLYEQAILFASSQSRADSFCNYLIRNNVECNLMSGAMKQEDRLANFKAYRNFQTRTMVATDLMARGVDSSHANLVVNLDPPKDLVTYLHRIGRAGRFGSKGIAITFISSPQQCQHFKRIIAEAGTGMSVLQFPDEQRAGFDFWNFDSYDFPYFQKIEAHEQEEAELKRIKQRWKGKAELTSPTVESPIEHLENEVVQKPAEQVENSAEQEPKQNDELISAQVVDIADVELENKKDACQLEEIMINPEKDESQRPTELQLDVILAQEMLCDLEFLQKDEVDPKELDNDKPTQQDNPDNFKSPLETRTEEIGKRQESLNQPMELTLEIMEDVSIYLESPNNIKSTLKSKTEQIEKHQESSIEPMELTPSTDIPAAAPNSINSKTYCLMFPTDRSSTTLLPLGISNTVDDASSIISDSTDNNYDSDASYSSFYSISDARLIWRRALSQRKLQKRRQFAKRRVCRLNLRRWSIQKGVKKPKTPSKRRIKADLDGEEDADVSTLTEWQNKKYKQLENEIHPKLSEDQIYFKTTDRHLLVYKTFNCVRLLKKFDSSTEQRLKVYFERTHLSLKKVDQWMIHLYDAMQHFYYVDHSKPKALPKPILPVLYPHNYNNLMKLLNLQPCAYARHEKIQREQPKQKPQIKLTIHVNPPVNIMPIIAVDGYDNAEDIQSGTSSSDMNSENESVGADSEEPYSSSGFVESTESASSGIDTSQYGSNSSTETSDDGETSDDKETSYNETDDDDTESSEVSLTLTADTDESDTEEEDCDDDTDTDNTVQNAAGGDLVLAQARWQHLFEQQYQFIASYVDNYMASYGHQN from the exons ATGGAGGGCGCCATCGCTCATGTTGTAGCAAGTGGGGAGCAGCGTACAAGTGATGTGGCTGCCGGTTCAACCAGCTTCGAAGATCTCCATGTCAACCGGAACATTTTGAATGGTTTGCAAGAGCACAAATTTCTGACACCAACCAAAATTCAAGCGGCCGCTATTCCAATAGCATTTGCTGGAATGG ATCTGCTGGTGCAGTCCAAGAGTGGAACTGGTAAaacattgatttatttgctAGCAGCATTTCAGTTGTTGCAAAAGTCAGTGCATAAGCCACAGGTATTAATAATTGTGCCAACTCGAGAATTGGCCATACAGGTTGAAGACACAGCACACTGTCTGACAAGACGTGTGAAAGATAGACGGGACTATAAGACCGCCAGCTCCATTGGCGGCACAGATGTGAAGAAGGATCGCCTCAACATGGCTCATGCCCGCATTGTGGTGGGTACGCCGGGCAGACTGTTGCACCTCATGCGCAACCGGGTTTTCAATTCGTCGTGCATCAAGCTGCTTGTGCTGGACGAGGCAGATCAGTTGTATGCCACTCAATCGCTGCAGAAGGATGTGCAGGCGCTGTTGGAGCCGATTCTACCAGAATGCCAGGTCATTGCCTGCAGCGCGACCTATCCCAATGGCCTGGATGATCGTCTGGCCAAGCTAATGCGCAATCCCATTCTGGTGTCCAACAGTGAGCGTGCAACAGTCTTGCTGGGAATACGCCAATTTGTCTACGAGTTGCCAGAACAACCCAACAGCATGCAGGAGATGGTCGTCAAGCTGGGTGCACTGCGCAAAATCTTTGATCAGTTGCTCTACGAGCAGGCCATACTCTTTGCCAGTTCGCAGAGCCGAGCTGACTCTTTTTGCAACTATTTGATACGCAACAACGTCGAATGTAATCTAATGTCTGGTGCGATGAAGCAGGAAGATCGCCTGGCGAACTTTAAG GCCTATCGCAATTTCCAAACGCGTACTATGGTCGCCACAGATTTGATGGCACGTGGCGTAGACTCGTCGCATGCTAATCTGGTCGTCAATTTGGATCCGCCCAAGGATCTGGTTACCTATTTGCATCGCATTGGACGCGCGGGTCGCTTTGGATCCAAGGGCATAGCCATTACTTTTATATCCTCGCCGCAACAGTGCCAACATTTTAAACGCATTATCGCTGAAGCTGGCACTGGTATGTCAGTGCTGCAGTTTCCCGACGAACAGCGGGCTGGCTTtgatttttggaattttgattCCTACGATTTTCCATATTTCCAAAAAATTGAGGCCCATGAGCAGGAGGAGGCCGAGCTAAAACGAATTAAGCAACGCTGGAAGGGAAAAGCAGAGCTGACAAGTCCCACAGTCGAATCTCCTATTGAACATTTGGAAAATGAAGTAGTTCAAAAACCTGCTGAGCAGGTAGAAAACTCTGCTGAGCAGgaaccaaaacaaaatgatgAACTCATATCCGCACAGGTTGTAGATATTGCTGATGTGGAactcgaaaataaaaaagatgcATGCCAGTTGGAGGAAATAATGATAAATCCTGAGAAAGACGAGTCACAACGACCCACAGAACTACAGTTGGATGTAATTTTAGCTCAAGAAATGCTATGTGATCTAGAATTTTTACAGAAAGATGAGGTTGACCCTAAGGAATTAGACAACGACAAACCGACACAGCAAGATAATCCGGACAATTTCAAGAGTCCACTAGAAACAAGGACGGAAGAAATCGGGAAGCGTCAAGAATCTTTAAATCAACCCATGGAGCTGACACTTGAAATAATGGAAGATGTCAGCATCTATTTAGAGAGTCCTAACAATATCAAAAGTACGCTAAAATCAAAAACGGAACAAATCGAAAAGCATCAAGAATCTTCAATAGAACCCATGGAGCTGACACCGTCTACCGATATTCCTGCGGCAGCtccaaattcaataaattctaAAACCTATTGCCTGATGTTTCCCACTGACCGTAGCTCAACAACATTGCTTCCCTTAGGTATATCAAACACTGTCGATGATGCGAGCAGCATCATTTCGGATAGCACGGATAATAATTACGACAGTGACGCTTCCTACAGCAGCTTCTATTCAATAAGCGATGCACGTCTCATCTGGCGCCGTGCATTGTCCCAGCGAAAGCTGCAAAAACGTCGTCAATTTGCCAAACGGCGCGTATGTCGGTTGAATTTGCGACGTTGGTCGATACAGAAAGGTGTAAAGAAACCGAAGACACCTAGCAAGCGAAGGATTAAAGCTGATTTGGATGGCGAGGAGGACGCCGACGTTTCTACTTTAACC GAATGGCAGAATAAGAAGTATAAACAGCtggaaaatgaaatacatCCCAAGTTGAGCGAAGATCAAATCTATTTCAAAACAACC GATCGCCATCTGTTGGTATACAAGACATTTAATTGTGTGCGTTTGCTGAAAAAGTTTGATAGCTCAACGGAACAGCGTCTAAAAGTCTATTTCGAAAGAACCCATTTGAGTCTTAAGAAAGTTGACCAGTGGATGATTCATCTGTACGATGCAATGCAGCACTTTTATTATGTGGATCATAGCAAGCCAAAGGCACTGCCCAAACCAATCTTGCCTGTATTGTATCCCCATAATTACAATAACCTAATGAAGCTCTTAAATCTCCAACCATGTGCATATGCTCGGCATGAGAAGATTCAAAGAGAGCAGCCAAAACAGAAGCCACAAATCAAATTGACTATACATGTTAATCCACCAGTAAACATAATGCCCATAATTGCTGTAGATGGATATGATAATGCTGAGGATATACAATCAGGTACTTCAAGTTCTGACATGAACAGTGAGAATGAGAGTGTTGGCGCTGATAGCGAGGAACCATACTCTTCCAGCGGATTTGTAGAATCCACTGAGAGCGCATCATCGGGCATTGACACCTCACAGTATGGCAGTAATTCTTCGACAGAAACTTCAGACGATGGAGAAACTTCAGATGATAAAGAAACTTCCTATAATGaaactgatgatgatgatactGAGAGTTCGGAAGTCTCTCTCACCCTCACAGCAGATACCGATGAAAGTGATACAGAAGAGGAAGATTGTGATGATGATACTGATACTGATAACACTGTGCAAAATGCTGCCGGTGGTGATCTGGTCTTGGCTCAAGCCCGCTGGCAGCATTTATTTGAGCAACAGTATCAATTTATTGCCAGCTACGTGGATAATTATATGGCAAGCTATGGACaccaaaattaa